In one Notolabrus celidotus isolate fNotCel1 chromosome 1, fNotCel1.pri, whole genome shotgun sequence genomic region, the following are encoded:
- the tespa1 gene encoding protein ITPRID2, whose product MESPSSTVRRRAWINSSRQWLTLEDPDHEGPPQCSLPSASIADDDVFSDGCFTGKIETWLHGCGSGVRTENAGQLSFESVLKANKVDDELSLGADASDLNGGDVTSKAGFPQHPSSRQGHSRLTCSTPRQNLHLPSLNLGHSMASSCLSSSTCKTTSSVSDILQMCSEDAEETLYELGFGCDEPQVTVRIPPRFFTFPSLAQGINFRLFLDSQLRRIREEDPGLSLASRFRQVQVLTAMANAFYSLYSHVSRTPLQKLATPEFTFSSSPVERIERFRSNIRSEPRSPVERLKDTVSKMCLYTGSPRGSDSTSPQPSPRKRSSLPDVVEFVLDKAKSGATKKLDLGEESRSNSAVAVQLVSGADEASCGKKEQTQHTVMDNKTLKHENKCCEEMQGSEQTVEICIKAADLESRTHCERTSVASSLSGETVIETDHQFLPCSSRSDTNTDHLEPLSKVAYDLICPQIVESVHQAPFCTHSLKTNTSPLICVKTESTDRPCPGSQEAISEPAEESYTGDVLRTLDASKSLPVQAHSGSQTKCCITVTGWEGEDVDSCPSNAPESCHISAVQPVQTCEKFIKGKSQYLNPHQCQGLVSNTLPQVNSFELEEVHSAGEEDFGQSAVTRTHAPPISEKQQYKGEVTRGDSMQSDSSGYADEEVSPSSNTHGR is encoded by the exons ATGGAGAGCCCGTCGTCCACAGTGAGGCGGCGAGCCTGGATCAACAGCAGTCGACAGTGGCTCACTCTGGAGGATCCGGACCATGAAGGTCCGCCACAGTGCAGCCTTCCGTCTGCATCCATCGCAGATGATGACGTCTTTTCTGATG GATGCTTCACAGGAAAGATTGAGACCTGGCTCCACGGTTGTGG GTCAGGTGTACGGACAGAAAATGCCGGCCAGCTGAGTTTTG AGTCTGTGCTGAAAGCTAACAAAGTTGATGATGAGCTGAGTCTTGGTGCAGATG CCTCTGACTTAAATGGTGGAGATGTTACATCTAAAGCTGG CTTCCCACAGCATCCTTCCTCCAGACAAGGTCACAGCAGACTCAcctgcag TACCCCTCGTCAGAATCTACATCTGCCCTCACTGAACTTGGGCCACAGCATGGCCTCcagctgcctctcctcctccacctgcaaAACTACATCAAG TGTATCAGACATCCTGCAGATGTGTTCAGAGGATGCAGAAGAGACGCTGTACGAGCTGGGTTTCGGCTGCGATGAGCCACAAGTCACTGTTCGAATCCCTCCACGCTTCTTCACCTTCCCCTCCTTAGCTCAGGGCATCAACTTCCGTCTTTTCCTGGACTCACAACTCAGACGAATTCGAGAGGAAGACCCCGGCCTCTCTCTTGCAA GTCGTTTCAGACAAGTTCAAGTGCTCACAGCGATGGCCAACGCTTTCTACTCCCTCTACTCCCATGTGTCTCGCACTCCTCTACAGAAACTGGCCACGCCGGAGTTCACCTTCTCCTCGTCTCCCGTGGAGAGGATTGAACGCTTCAGGAGCAACATCCGTAGCGAGCCACGTTCACCTGTGGAGAGATTGAAGGACACTGTTTCCAAGATGTGTCTGTACACTGGCTCTCCTCGTGGGTCAGACTCCACCTCTCCTCAGCCCTCGCCTAGGAAGAGATCTAGTCTGCCAGATGTGGTGGAATTCGTCCTAGATAAAGCCAAATCTGGGGCGACAAAGAAACTGGATTTGGGGGAAGAAAGCAGGAGTAATTCAGCTGTGGCTGTTCAGCTGGTTAGTGGTGCTGATGAAGCCTCTTGTGGGAAAAAGGAGCAAACGCAGCACACTGTGATGGATAACAAAACtctaaaacatgaaaataaatgctGTGAGGAGATGCAGGGCAGTGAACAAACAGTTGAAATTTGCATTAAAGCAGCAGATCTTGAAAGCAGGACTCACTGTGAAAGAACATCTGTAGCGTCATCACTATCAGGAGAAACTGTGATAGAAACAGATCATCAGTTTCTCCCATGTTCGTCTCGAagtgacacaaacactgatcatCTGGAACCCCTTTCCAAGGTTGCATATGATCTAATCTGTCCACAGATAGTGGAGAGTGTACACCAGGCTCCTTTCTGTACGCACAGtcttaaaacaaacacttcacCTCTTATCTGCGTTAAGACAGAAAGCACAGATCGACCCTGTCCTGGATCACAAGAAGCAATCAGTGAGCCCGCTGAGGAATCATACACAGGTGATGTTTTGAGGACCCTGGATGCATCCAAATCACTTCCTGTCCAGGCTCACAGTGGTAGCCAAACTAAGTGCTGCATCACTGTGACCGGCTGGGAGGGGGAAGATGTTGATTCATGTCCCTCCAACGCACCAGAGTCCTGTCATATTTCAGCCGTCCAACCTGTCCAGACCTGCGAGAAATTCATTAAGGGGAAAAGTCAATACCTGAATCCACATCAGTGTCAGGGGCTGGTCTCCAACACCCTGCCACAGGTTAACTCCTTTGAGCTTGAAGAG GTGCACAGTGCAGGAGAGGAAGATTTTGGACAATCAGCTGTTACTAGAACACATGCTCCCCCGATATCTGAAAAACAGCAATACAAAG GTGAAGTGACACGTGGCGACAGCATGCAGTCAGACAGCAGCGGCTATGCAGATGAAGAAGTCAGCCCGTCATCGAACACACACGGCAGATGA